A genome region from Triticum aestivum cultivar Chinese Spring chromosome 2B, IWGSC CS RefSeq v2.1, whole genome shotgun sequence includes the following:
- the LOC123044192 gene encoding uncharacterized protein isoform X2 — protein MEEEEGRAGLRELARFPDVMVVCSSAGWTDQKHMLYLGLLQESFVNRLHDGEISFRGLFDLSPGASGPKQPSKVDRAKVERTRPPCCGNQGDGEALCVEEEEDDDDDASSTETVRESYSQASATSSGRSSPCHSGKRGRSPSSTAEGSDQNFIDEDTITRETGESREGRRRSIKRLKVC, from the exons atggaggaggaggaggggcgggccGGCCTGCGGGAGCTCGCGCGCTTTCCG GACGTGATGGTGGTGTGCTCTTCTGCCGGATGGACGGACCAGAAGCACATGCTCTACCTAGGCTTGCTGCAGGAGTCGTTCGTGAACCGGTTGCACGACGGCGAAATCAGCTTCAGGGGGCTCTTCGATCTCTCCCCAGGAGCTTCTGGGCCCAAGCAACCGTCCAAGGTTGACAGAGCAAAGGTTGAGCGGACCAGACCACCTTGCTGCGGGAATCAGGGAGATGGAGAGGCGCTttgtgtggaagaagaagaagatgatgatgatgatgcgtcGTCCACTGAGACGGTGCGAGAGTCCTACTCCCAAGCAAGCGCGACGAGCTCTGGGCGATCTTCCCCATGCCATTCTGGCAAGCGCGGACGCTCCCCTTCTAGCACTGCAG AGGGGTCGGATCAGAACTTCATCGACGAGGATACGATTACGAGAGAAACCGGAGAATCAAGAGAAGGACGACGGCGCAGCATCAAGCGACTCAAAGTCTGCTGA
- the LOC123044192 gene encoding uncharacterized protein isoform X1, whose product MEEEEGRAGLRELARFPDVMVVCSSAGWTDQKHMLYLGLLQESFVNRLHDGEISFRGLFDLSPGASGPKQPSKVDRAKVERTRPPCCGNQGDGEALCVEEEEDDDDDASSTETVRESYSQASATSSGRSSPCHSGKRGRSPSSTAEFGDTARFLQGNCLCISSEGSDQNFIDEDTITRETGESREGRRRSIKRLKVC is encoded by the exons atggaggaggaggaggggcgggccGGCCTGCGGGAGCTCGCGCGCTTTCCG GACGTGATGGTGGTGTGCTCTTCTGCCGGATGGACGGACCAGAAGCACATGCTCTACCTAGGCTTGCTGCAGGAGTCGTTCGTGAACCGGTTGCACGACGGCGAAATCAGCTTCAGGGGGCTCTTCGATCTCTCCCCAGGAGCTTCTGGGCCCAAGCAACCGTCCAAGGTTGACAGAGCAAAGGTTGAGCGGACCAGACCACCTTGCTGCGGGAATCAGGGAGATGGAGAGGCGCTttgtgtggaagaagaagaagatgatgatgatgatgcgtcGTCCACTGAGACGGTGCGAGAGTCCTACTCCCAAGCAAGCGCGACGAGCTCTGGGCGATCTTCCCCATGCCATTCTGGCAAGCGCGGACGCTCCCCTTCTAGCACTGCAG AGTTTGGTGACACGGCAAGATTCTTACAAGGGAACTGCTTGTGCATTTCTTCAGAGGGGTCGGATCAGAACTTCATCGACGAGGATACGATTACGAGAGAAACCGGAGAATCAAGAGAAGGACGACGGCGCAGCATCAAGCGACTCAAAGTCTGCTGA